In Camelina sativa cultivar DH55 chromosome 13, Cs, whole genome shotgun sequence, the genomic window CCGGTTCTTTTTCCGGCACCTACTTAAACCTTAGATGGTTCCAGACGATATAGTCATCCTCGCTATCACAATCTTTGTCGTCTTCCTTCGACTTTGGGGGTTTTCATGGGAGAAGAGGCAATTACCTCCTCGTCGACCTTGTGCTTTTTCATGGGCGAAGAGTCAAACTTCTCCTCATCCGCCCTTAATGAGTCCGTCTCTGAAGCTCGTTTCACCGACACAACGTTGCTCCGTGTGGTAGTCACTAGTCGGAGAAACGAACAAACCCTAGAATTATCAAAAACACATGTTTGactaggtgataccccgtgctacagcacgagattatatattttgttaattatattttttgtaatttgtatttttgtaatgtaatttttttattttgacttattttctttgtttatagtAAATTAGAAAttctaatagagtaagtagtttgtaaaatgtagtttTTCACGGAAACAAACGTACCACAATATTGGATAGtaattttgtaagagaatagataCTCCGCAATATctgatagtagttttgtaagatgATAAACACACCACAACAtcagatagtagttttgtaagaggatgaatttttctttattttggtttgtcgtcgAAAGAGGAGAAGTTGCTTGTTTTTAGTATGAGATATTTTAATGGTTAGGAAaacattgtatttatagtgagattaaatatatataggttatcatttagaagttaatatttgatatatcaaatttcaacaaaattgaaaaaaaccaatttaatttatagtttgataaaagaCATGTTTTAACAGatttaactcaaactttttttatattttaaaatttttaagagtgaaaatattaatattacttaaatattttatagacttaaatattataatattttaaactttcgataaagttcaaatatttataataatttaaacattatataaaaatttaaatatttataatcttttaaactttttaaaaaaatgtaaatatattataatatgtttactttttaaaagtttaaatatgctcaaatatataaccaaattaaactgttaaatttggatacctgataaatcaagttttctgctcatttgtactcaaaacatattagtcatatatttatagtgattatgaaccatattccaaaatattttgtCAATGTGGGatataaaatacacattttctgtaagtttacatatatataatttatgtggtttttattttttccatctatactaatcataattaattattataatttcgttaagaaaatattaaaatctaaactaaatgatgatttgtttttatttaattgtattaagttgatttgttgtttccgtaaatatctcacaatataaaagcaaatcaaataagtttacatatatatacaatttcgtatttaatctattgattattttggaagcaacaaagtcacaattgataagtattaaagatttctcattattattaatatttgtaataattataatgattaagtatggtagtagtaatatttgatattactgaagTCATTAAATACTCTAataccagtttccttatttatagggattatatcgctgtttggttgtgtgtttaactattcttgaatcaaataatatacaagatccgaaaattattaatctggagaacaaacagatccgcgaatttttttcttctatttttgggTCAGAGAGGATCCGCATCCCGACCCAGTTAGTTTTAAGTGATCGACCCaagggtataatggtcatttagataaatcgaaactataggttaatttaattgaattaagtgattctctaatcatttttagtgaaaaacgtaccaaaacaaaatcatggttCAATTTAAGTCTAGTGAGTAATTCAGCTTTAATATAATAGATGTTACGATCTTAATGTCTATTAATTTTCCAATGTCCCGTACCTAACGTCAGTACCCGCTTCGAAGGCTTATATGGACAGGAATCCGATAATAAAAAGGCCCAAAGTGTCTCCAGCATAAATTTATGCTGAACCAGGAAAATTACGACTTCTCATGGTTCAACGTGAAGCTGGAGAGATAGCCAACAAGAATGATGGAACCATTTTTATTCACAAGACCACTTTTGAACTATATACTGCTTCTCTATATATACTAGTCTATACTTTTGCTGTCAAAAATATGTTCTGCACTAAAGAAAACTAACCATTGACCATTATTGTCCAACAATATCGTTCAAAATTACGGTGGGAGCTAACAATAATAAAAGAAGGCATGGgcgcatgtatatatatattttttttactgcaCTATCATCGTGTTACATCTTAGTTTATCATGTTATCTCTTTACCTAACTAGTCGTATAACATAATGATTTCCataattttggtttgaaaaaaGAATGATAACCATTAGAACACGAGTAAAGAAGGTATAATAAGATCACGAAAGGAATTCCGTGTAgtattgcaaaaaaaaaccttacaaaACACTCTTTTGATATTGATATGTCATTCCAAAACATTACAAAGAATACTTATAGTTAGTTCCACTTTCCAAGAAGACTAGTATGCAAATAAATCTTACCTTTGCCACTGATTGCATATGTAAGGCTAGATGGTGTGGGTTTAGGGCTTGGTCGGCAGAGTATGGGAAAGGGAGCCATAAACGTTATATAGACCTTCAATCGAGATCCCCCACTTACCGTAGCTAGCTCCCACAGTATTCACCCTTGCTTGGTAGAGAGTTTAACAAGTCCCAGATAGTCCAAACTCACACATAGCCCCTTGCCtggtagagactagagagtttAACAAGAAATTATAAGTACTATACAGTTATGTCCTCAACTTTCATTCAAATCAACTGAAATTAGACGACCTTTTGGCTACGTCGTCCCAATCCCACTAATAAATAAACCTTCCTTTGTGAGATGACCGAACGTTAAGTAATTATTGATTATTCTTACCAATTTCCACACGCTCTCCCTATCAAACAGTGAGATTCATAAAATATACTTTGATTGATCAGGATTATCATACTTATCGCTTACATTGTCCTCGTACGTCAAATCATCTGTATTAGTCTTATTTTTACTCGCTGTGATCCaaactaccaaaacaaaatagtagATGCCGTTTTTTGTAATCTGGTAAAAACCTTGAGAAAGCTAAGCAACAGGGATAGTCTCATGATAACATACGTAAGATTTTATATAGTCTTACGTTATTTACACGGAAGCGCATATTAGCACAACATGGAGACAAACTAGAGATCGATCGAGCCTAACTTCAATATGTCTTCATCATCTTGACAAGCTCCCGCCTCAACTTCAATATGCGTTGTTTACAAGGAAGTGCATATTAAACTGGCCTAGTATCGATCTATTATTGGATTCAAATGACCAACCTCTTCTTATACTGAAAAGATAATAACCCCATATCAAATTAATGAAGCCATGTTATTCCTTTATTCATCTAAATCTTGTCATCTCGTTTTCACAATAGTATTTAATGGGGTGAATTGCACTTAGAACTACTTTATATCAAACTTCTAATGTGCAAGAAAAGCTTTTAATGTGccgacataaaaaaaaaaaaaagactcccTATCCGATGTTATTATCGTTTCAGTGTAGGATTACAGTCCATGAAATTGTACGATCCACAATGAAATTACACGTCTCATatgctatataatttttttaatattttttaattaaatttgaatttttcagCTGTATATATAATACGAATATGATGATCACATGAGAGAACTCATAACATAACACACAATAGTGAGCAAAGAAATGGCTTCATCACTTAATATCATCGAGGTAGCACGAGTCACCCCTTCGAACTTTGACTCGTCTGAGTCCCTCACTCTCCCACTCACCTTCTTCGACCTTCAATGGTACAAACTCCACACGGTTAAACGAGTCATCTTCTATAGACTCACCGACGCAACTCGCAATGTCTTCGAGTCAGTCATCGTCCCCAAGCTCAAAGCCTCTCTCTCCTCATCCCTCTCCCACTATCTCCCACTGGCTGGCAAACTCGTTTGGGAACAACTAGACCCCAAACCGAGCATCATCTTCTCTCCAAATGACGCCGTCTCATTCACCGTCGCCGAGTCAACAGCTGATTTCTCTAGTTTATCCGGCAACTTACCGTTCTTCTCCATTGAATTATACCCGTTAGTCCCCGAGTTAAGTGTCTCCGACGAGTCAGCCTCCGCCGTGTCGTTTCAAGTCACGTTATTTCCAAACCAAGGGTTTTGCATTGGCGTAAACGTACACCATGCAGTTTTGGATGGAAAAACGACAACCATGTTTCTCAAATCCTGGGCTCGCaaatgcaaagaagaagaagccgcaCACACTTCCCTACCACAGGATCTAACCCCATTTTACGATCGTGCCGTCATAAAAAGTCCAAGGGATTTGGATACAGAGGTCTTAAACGTTTGGCACTCATTAGCCAAAATGTTCAGCGGCGGTAAAGAACCCGAAAATCCCAAAAGCTTAAAGCTTCTGCCGTCGGGGGAGGTCGGTACTGACGTGACTCGATACACTCTCAGTCTCACTAGAGAAGATGTTGAGAAGCTTAGAGAGCGACTCAAGAGAGAATCATCTGTTTCCTCCTTAGCAACGAAGGAGCTTCGCTTATCGACATTTGTGGTAGTTTTCTCGTACGCATGGACGGCTTTAATCAAAGCCAAAGGCGGTGATCAGGAGAGACTAGTCGGGTACGGATTTGCGGTGGATTGTCGAAGCCTCATGGATCCACCGGTTCCATCGACTTATTTTGGCAATTGCATTTCTGCTTGTTTTAAAACGCCCATAAAGGCAGAGACGTTTATGAGTGAAGAAGGGTTTTTGGCTGCTGCGACATTAGTTAGTGATTCGGTTGAGGCATTGGACGAGAGTGTAGCATGGAAGACTCCAGAGCTTTTGGAAGCATTTGCGACTATTCCACCAGGAGCACTACTTCTCTCCGTTTCAGGTTCGACCCGGTTTGGAGTATACGGGTTGGATTTCGGGTGGGGCAGACCGGAGAAAGTGGTGGTTGTGTCGATTGATCAAAGCGAAGCGATTTCCATGGCAGAGAGCAGAGATGGAAATGGTGGTGTGGAGGTTGGCTTCTCTCTCAAGAAACATGAAATGGATCTTCTCATTGATTTGCTTCATAACGGcctaaaaaattaaatcatttttctttcttcacaagaaaaagaaaaaggtgatATAAGGCTAAGCTTCTTCGTCTCCAACAACGTCCAAACATGTACACTAAGTCAATCGAAGCGGAAGATTCGATTGTAGGCTTTGTAGCTGTGcatttattctctctttctactACTTGTTTCTGCTCTGTTGCATCACACAACTGCTACCTGTTGTATGCTCTATTTTATACTCTGTTGTACCTCAAGTTTACTCAGCTGCTAAGCATATTTCTGTTATGTTGCATTACTCCACGATTCCCTTCTTTTGCTCTGATGCACTTTGAGGTTTACCCAGCTGCTTATAAATGACTTGTTGTTATGAGCTTAAAACATGATTGGTTGAGCtctcacttcttggatcttctcaATAAGACACCAATGTTCACCAcgtcacttcattccatgtgacTTCACATTGAGCTGTCTTGGCTGTTAATCTGTATGAGGAATCACTGCAATCTTTGTCTGTACATGTGGTTGCACCGGGACTTGATCACTGAATTATGTGTATGAACTTGTGGTTGTATAAGACTTGCTCACTAATTTTTCATCATCTCTCTTGAGTCTAACAACCGGCCAGTAACAACAAGAATTTTGATCATATCTTCAATATGGTCTGATTGAAGAGTGTTTAGAAGTAGTAACACAAGATTTAACTTCTTGAGAAGACGACCTTCCCAATCCGTAGAAACCTGGATTAATCCAACAAGGGGAAAGTGGAGGCACAAAGGCTTCGTTCCCCACGTTCTTTTGGACACCCACGTTCTCATCTACCACCAAACTTTCAACACTCACATTGATACCGTCACCAACCTGCTCTGTTAATATTTCACCAAACttttctacccttttatttagACGAGTGAAAATTGACAGGGGCAGAGATATTATATCAAAGTAAAAAAGCAataatctcaaaacaaaactccATCAAACTTGACCAgagaaaagaaaccaaatttggCGAGCCCAAACTGTTGAATCTGTTCGAGAAAATGATAAGccgaaaaagaaagagagttgaAGTTGCATTGAATCCCATGAGATTTAACGAAATCGAAACATTACAGTTGAATTTGCAAGAATGacttcaaaaacaaagaaagatattTAAACAGAGATTTCAGTACTTGGTTTGCAGAGATTGGGAAAAGTAGGTTTCTTGTTTCCTGCATAGTTCATATGACTTGAGCTTGGTAGTCATAAACGTTATATATGAATTCCATCTAGCTCCTCCTAATTCAATAGCTCTCACATCTCTATCAATTCCACCGTCTTCCCCTAAGAAAgtatcaaaaaccctaattgaatgaatccaaaactataaaaaaaaaaactcaacatcAACCAAATCACTAACTTTCTCATCGTTTGGTTGCTTCTGTCCAATCGCAACAACATTTAAATATAATGAACGGAAACACTTTCATTCATCTGTCTGATTAGAAAGTGTTAACAAAGGAAACAATTTGGGAAAACTCAATTTTGATTAGAAAGAAAGTGACAGATGAAACAATTGCTTCTGTCAAATCACAACAAGAATTTTTCcaaattgagtttttttattcaaagCAAAAGTGTTAACAAAGGAAACACTTTCTTTCATCTGTCTGattagaaaacaagaaaaaacaagcaCATTTGTTTgagtcactctctctctctactctgcAGTCTGATTATTACTAGGCAATATCTGCAACGCAGTTCTGTTACTGTCCTTGAAAGTAAGGgccttcatcatcttcttcagttGCCTCATGCTCGCATCTTTCAAGTGCTCTTCATCAATCccgaccttcttcttcttcttagcctCTTCACCTTTCTTCTCTCCATTCTCATTATTGTCAACATTCATCATCAACTCCATGCTGTTCTCTTTGTTCTCGACATTGACAGGCTTCAGAGCCGAGTTCTTTGATGGAGTTGTTGATTTGCTTGGTCTTGGAAATTGAGCTGAGATTGATCGTGCTGCAAATGGAGATAACGGAGTTGTTTTGACTTCAGCCTtttcaagaagaggaggagTATTTGGAGCACTAGCAGCAGAGCCTTCTGATTCCGAAAGAGTAATCTCTTCATCAGCAATATCAGATCCCAGTACGGCTTGGTTCGAATCAGCTTCAGAGATAGTGCTATCTGAGTCAACACCAGAATCATCTTCCACTTCAGTTTCTGAATCACCAGCATCGCTATTGGTTTGGTTCACCATTGTGTCTTCTTCATCGAAATTGTTGATTTTCCCAGGTTCAGCGTCATTCTTCAGAATTGCCTGTTCGGTTTTCAAATCACCAGCATCACTATCGGTTTGGTCCACCTTTGTCTCTACACCGAAACTGTTGATTTTCTCAGGCTCAAACTCATTCTCCTGAATTGCCTGTTCTGTTTGGTCCTCCTTTGCCTCTACATCGAAATTGTTGATTTTCTCAGGCTCACACTCATTCTCCTGAATTGCCTGTTCTGCGTCTTGTGGGTCTACTGAAGAATTGTCGGAAGCTAGAACGTTCTTGGACTctgcggaaaaaaaaaaaaaaaaaaaaaaaaNAGTGTAAACAAGAGACTGGTTAAGGCGAGTTATTTCTATACTTGTTGTATACCAAACGTTCTATACTTGTTGTATACCGATACCATTATCAACATTGTGTGTCTCAGTGTTTGCATGTTCCAAGACAGGAATATCACCAAGATCTCCAATCTCCTGTTCACTGTCATTCTTCTTCTCACACATAACCTGCAAAGTTTCTTCTTGTTTGTCTACTTTGACTAAGCTATTCTCAGATTCTGCAAAAAGAAAGCTGCAACATTTAGAAATGCAAACAAGATAAGTAAATATAAACATTGATGGTATATAAATGCTTGTGTTACCTTTATCATCAGCCCTAACTTCACTCATCTCTTCCTTGTTGGTCTTAGTGTTTGCATCCATAGCAGCAATCTCACCAATATCAACATATACCTCAAGATCTTCAACTACTTGGTCACTGTCATTCTTCAAGTTCTCCCATACTTGTTCCATAGAAACACTTAAATCTCTACCTGGGATAACTTCAGCCTCTGAACCTGCATATTACCACAACATTCATTTCAGATCAACCAATTTATTTGACTAAAGCACAAacattgaaagagagaaaatgcATTGTATGTCTAACCAGCTGGATTCTTCTCCTGCGCAGATACTTTTTGTTCTGTATATTCATTCCTCGCTGGCTTATCCAAAGTTTCTCTAGTCTTCAAGGTCAGATCAGCCATACATTTTTCCAACAGCCTGGTTGATCTCCTAGTGTTGTACACCGACTGGACCAATTCATCCTTCTTAGCACAAGAAGTTGCTGCTGAAGCTTTCCTTGTGGTTCGTGCTGCAGGCGTTTTGGGCACATTGGCTTCAAACTTGACAGTGTTAGTCTTGGGTTCTTGAGGAACGTTTTCCTGGTCCATTTCTCCAGCAAGAGACTTGCTCGTAGAACGACAAGAACGGGACACCAACAGTGAAGACGACTGTGGTTCAGCTTTCATTGTAGTCTTTCTTCGAGTTGTTCGAGTAGCAGTACTTGGTGGCTTCTTAGCTACACTGGTTGGAGACAGCTCGGATTGATTCATGTACTCATCAAGACCTTCAACCTATTGATCCAACAGACagtaaaatcaacaaaacattagTAGTAGGAATTAATCCTGCACATGTAATTCAGAATCTAAGAGCACATATTGAGAGTCTCTCTGTGCGTTGAATGAAATCGCAAGCAAATGACCAAAATGACTAAAGATCTAACACATAGACAACCCAAGAGGCGAAACCACGACTCCCAAATTGATCTCACAGCAACATAACGCAATTCATAAACATTTATGAGGATCAACCAAATTCACCATTCTTAGATTAAGAGTCTAAGCGCATCAACAGAGGTAGAGCtaattgatgtgaagaaggcAGCGCGATAACTAGAACAAGAAACATTGAGATCTAAGAATCAAAAACATCTCCGGCTCTAAGACTTTTAACAAATCGATCATGCACAAATCTGAATCAAGTCAGGGATCGATCAGAACAATAAATCTGAGATCGaaacttttccaaaaaaaaaaaaaaaaaaaaccaaaaatgattACTCGCACTTGTTCGATTTCACAGATGTTCGTCACAATCGGAATCATAGAAATGAATCCCTAAACAAACTACAGATTTAAGATCTAAAACGGAAACGGAGCgaatagagaaaagaagaaagacttACGATCTCAAGAGCACTGAGAGCATCGGCCATGGCGATATTGGTCATATTGGCTGGGATTTTGTTCCTCTTGCAGAGAAATTGAAGATCTCTTCTGAGAAGGCTGTGGAAATCCATCTCCGGCGACGAAATCGAGAGAAAGGTATCTTTTGGGGTTTGGgtgttttgagagagagaaagagagagagaaatcgaaTTTTGTTGACAGAGAAAACAAGATGTTTTTTGCTATGAGTGTGAAGATGTGAGGCTAAGGGGTATTTATACCTCATTCCCCCCACAAGAGAAGACGAGAAGCCACCACAATGATGAATCTCTCTAAGTGTGACCGTTGGAGcggattttttgaattttgaatttttttaatattttaatttgggtttattttcACTCTTTCTTTCTCCGTTTTTGTTACTTggtatttgtatatttgtatctGCCAAAATAAGGAGGATATATTCTGAATTAGAAAATTACTGTATTTTGAAGAGCATTTTaggaatattttatttatttcaatcatacagtaaaaaaaagaaaattgatagGCTCCCAAAAAATAACTTTCGctcgaatcttcttctttttgtaaatcagagaaatataaatatagccATGGGCCATATTTGAGTAAGAAAAAGAATAGCCATGGGCCTTAGAAACTGTAAAGCCCATATCAGAGTGTAAATGGTATTGTGAGTGATGATGTGTTCACTCGGTCTTTTAACTCGTTTTCTCTTCTACAGTTcaaattatttcaatttttcatgTTGATAAAGTCCAAATCAAATACCTTTTTCTCGTTATAGCTTATCCTTTTGCTTGTGTAAATGACTCGATACTTTTCCCTTTGTAGGTTTAGAAGATAATTAGGACTCACCAAaagtaattttcaaaactaggaa contains:
- the LOC104735747 gene encoding uncharacterized protein LOC104735747 isoform X2; amino-acid sequence: MDFHSLLRRDLQFLCKRNKIPANMTNIAMADALSALEIVEGLDEYMNQSELSPTSVAKKPPSTATRTTRRKTTMKAEPQSSSLLVSRSCRSTSKSLAGEMDQENVPQEPKTNTVKFEANVPKTPAARTTRKASAATSCAKKDELVQSVYNTRRSTRLLEKCMADLTLKTRETLDKPARNEYTEQKVSAQEKNPAGSEAEVIPGRDLSVSMEQVWENLKNDSDQVVEDLEVYVDIGEIAAMDANTKTNKEEMSEVRADDKESENSLVKVDKQEETLQVMCEKKNDSEQEIGDLGDIPVLEHANTETHNVDNESKNVLASDNSSVDPQDAEQAIQENECEPEKINNFDVEAKEDQTEQAIQENEFEPEKINSFGVETKVDQTDSDAGDLKTEQAILKNDAEPGKINNFDEEDTMVNQTNSDAGDSETEVEDDSGVDSDSTISEADSNQAVLGSDIADEEITLSESEGSAASAPNTPPLLEKAEVKTTPLSPFAARSISAQFPRPSKSTTPSKNSALKPVNVENKENSMELMMNVDNNENGEKKGEEAKKKKKVGIDEEHLKDASMRQLKKMMKALTFKDSNRTALQILPSNNQTAE
- the LOC104735747 gene encoding uncharacterized protein LOC104735747 isoform X1, whose protein sequence is MDFHSLLRRDLQFLCKRNKIPANMTNIAMADALSALEIVEGLDEYMNQSELSPTSVAKKPPSTATRTTRRKTTMKAEPQSSSLLVSRSCRSTSKSLAGEMDQENVPQEPKTNTVKFEANVPKTPAARTTRKASAATSCAKKDELVQSVYNTRRSTRLLEKCMADLTLKTRETLDKPARNEYTEQKVSAQEKNPAGSEAEVIPGRDLSVSMEQVWENLKNDSDQVVEDLEVYVDIGEIAAMDANTKTNKEEMSEVRADDKESENSLVKVDKQEETLQVMCEKKNDSEQEIGDLGDIPVLEHANTETHNVDNGIESKNVLASDNSSVDPQDAEQAIQENECEPEKINNFDVEAKEDQTEQAIQENEFEPEKINSFGVETKVDQTDSDAGDLKTEQAILKNDAEPGKINNFDEEDTMVNQTNSDAGDSETEVEDDSGVDSDSTISEADSNQAVLGSDIADEEITLSESEGSAASAPNTPPLLEKAEVKTTPLSPFAARSISAQFPRPSKSTTPSKNSALKPVNVENKENSMELMMNVDNNENGEKKGEEAKKKKKVGIDEEHLKDASMRQLKKMMKALTFKDSNRTALQILPSNNQTAE
- the LOC104735746 gene encoding phenolic glucoside malonyltransferase 1-like; amino-acid sequence: MASSLNIIEVARVTPSNFDSSESLTLPLTFFDLQWYKLHTVKRVIFYRLTDATRNVFESVIVPKLKASLSSSLSHYLPLAGKLVWEQLDPKPSIIFSPNDAVSFTVAESTADFSSLSGNLPFFSIELYPLVPELSVSDESASAVSFQVTLFPNQGFCIGVNVHHAVLDGKTTTMFLKSWARKCKEEEAAHTSLPQDLTPFYDRAVIKSPRDLDTEVLNVWHSLAKMFSGGKEPENPKSLKLLPSGEVGTDVTRYTLSLTREDVEKLRERLKRESSVSSLATKELRLSTFVVVFSYAWTALIKAKGGDQERLVGYGFAVDCRSLMDPPVPSTYFGNCISACFKTPIKAETFMSEEGFLAAATLVSDSVEALDESVAWKTPELLEAFATIPPGALLLSVSGSTRFGVYGLDFGWGRPEKVVVVSIDQSEAISMAESRDGNGGVEVGFSLKKHEMDLLIDLLHNGLKN